The region CATTCACCATCGCGGTCAGGTGCCGATCGTGGCGGACCCGCGAGGGCCCGGCCGATCGGCCGCGGCGCCGTGGGACGACGCCCGCTCCTCACCATGGTAGAGCCCCCCGGGTAGTGCTCCCCACACACTCGGCGACCCGCACCCGGGTGAGGTGCGAGCCGCCGGTGAGGGTGGTGTCTCCTGCGGTGAGCGGTGCGATCAGCCGCCCAGCCGGATCACCCCGTAGTCGTAGCCCTTGCGTCGGTACACCACCGACGGGGCGCCGCACTCGGCGTCGGAGAAGAGGTAGAAGTCGTGCCCCACGAGCTCCATGCGCGAGAGCGCCTCGTCGATGCTGATCGGGTCGGACGGGTGCGTCTTGCGCCGGACGATCTGCCCGGGCCTGGCGGGGTCGCGGTCCTCGGCGAGATGGTCGCCGTGGTCGCGCGGTGAGGGGATGTCGTAGTCGTAGCTCGTGCGGTCGTCCTCCAGCAGGTCCTCGCGGCGGTCGGTCCCGGGCATCTGCTCGAGCAGCGCGACGGCGGCGGGTACGTCCCGGCCGATGGTGATTCGCGTCCGGCGGCCGGTCACCCGGCGGCGGTCGTGCGAGCGTCGGAGCCTGCTCTCGAGCTTCGAGACGGCGCAGTCGAGCGCTCCGTAGAAGTCCTGCGCACAGGCTTCCGCGCGGGCGACCGGGCCGCATCCTCTGCCCGTGATCTCCACCCGCTGGCAGTTCTTGCTCTGCCGGCGGTTCGGCTCGTGGAAGAGTTCGACCTCCATGCCGACGATCTTGTGGTCGTAACGCTCCAGGCGCCCGATCTTCTCCTGGACGTGGATCCGGAAATGCTCCGGGACCTCCACGTTCCGGCCGGTGACAACGATCTCCACTCGACTTCCCTCGCTCTCCGTGCTCATCGGCGTCGGGTCGTAGTCCCGGGCGTCGCGGGGGCTGTCGGATCGGTTCCCGCGACTCCGGAACGGTCGATCGGTGTTTCCCATTCGTTGTGTTGTGGGTAACTGATTGGAGGGACGGTAGTGCGCATCACGGTCCGGCAACAGACCCGGGCGGTGAGTGACATCAGGTTGGAGGATTTCGCCGAACGAGGTTTCCCACGTGCCCTGGACCAGGTACTTTGGATGGGTTGTCACGAAACGGCAACGATCCCGGCCGCGCCGCCCGTGGCGTCGCAGAGCACCAGCGCCGCCGTGACCCGTAGGGCCGAACGGGTGAGTACCGCGGTGCACGCGCGGAGCGTCGCCCCGGTCGTCACGACGTCGTCGACGAGGACTACGGGCGTTCCCGGCGGGGGCCTGCGGGCCACCGTCCGCAGGCTCCCCGCGAGGTTCGCGGCCCGCCCCGCCGCGTCCAGCCCGACCGAGTCCCGGGTTCCCCGCGCGGCTCGCAGCACCGGCGCCACGGTGACGGCCCCGGTGCGCAACGGTGCGCGGGCGAGCGCCCGGCACAGCCGTAGGACGTGGTCCCCGCCGCGGGCTCGCGCCGCGGCCGGACGGGACGGCGCGGGGACGAGCACGAGCGGCCCCGGCAGCTCTGCGGCGGCCTCGGCGAGCAGCGCCGCGAGCGCCGGCGCGAGGTCCCGCCGGCCGCGTTCCTTGTAGCCGAGCAGTGCCGTCCGCAACGGCCCGCGGTACCGGCCCACGGCCCGGACCTGCGGTGCCCCGGGAACGCGGACCGGGTAGGGCGCCGGTAGCTGGGCGGCGCAGCGGGCGCACCACGGTGTCCCGGGTTCCCCGCAGCCCCCGCACGAGGTGGGCAGGACGAGATCGAGCAGGCCGGCGGCGAGGGAACGCGTC is a window of Pseudonocardia sp. T1-2H DNA encoding:
- a CDS encoding ComF family protein, with translation MTRSLAAGLLDLVLPTSCGGCGEPGTPWCARCAAQLPAPYPVRVPGAPQVRAVGRYRGPLRTALLGYKERGRRDLAPALAALLAEAAAELPGPLVLVPAPSRPAAARARGGDHVLRLCRALARAPLRTGAVTVAPVLRAARGTRDSVGLDAAGRAANLAGSLRTVARRPPPGTPVVLVDDVVTTGATLRACTAVLTRSALRVTAALVLCDATGGAAGIVAVS
- the hpf gene encoding ribosome hibernation-promoting factor, HPF/YfiA family — translated: MEIVVTGRNVEVPEHFRIHVQEKIGRLERYDHKIVGMEVELFHEPNRRQSKNCQRVEITGRGCGPVARAEACAQDFYGALDCAVSKLESRLRRSHDRRRVTGRRTRITIGRDVPAAVALLEQMPGTDRREDLLEDDRTSYDYDIPSPRDHGDHLAEDRDPARPGQIVRRKTHPSDPISIDEALSRMELVGHDFYLFSDAECGAPSVVYRRKGYDYGVIRLGG